In Gossypium raimondii isolate GPD5lz chromosome 12, ASM2569854v1, whole genome shotgun sequence, a single window of DNA contains:
- the LOC105763816 gene encoding subtilisin-like protease SBT1.1 has protein sequence MRILNAAIMLLLLALMAAISTASTDKQAYIVRMDKTKITNTFSSLVSITKPWHQAVLESLADGDELEATPPELLYSYETALFGFAAKLSSKQLESLKNMDGFMSAVPDKMLSLHTTRSPFFLGLTGKKGKNGPWSGSNLNSDVIIGVVDSGIWPEHVSFRDHGLSPVPERWRGTCEKGTKFSPSNCNKKLIGARYFYGGYLAAGEKINETNEYVSTRDASGHGTHTASTAGGNFVEQANLFGVANGSAAGMRYTARIAAYKVCWPGCSTIDILTAMMKAIEDGVDVLTLSLGSTSEAVPYWQDYIAIASYFAFKSGIFVAFSAGNSGPWAYTAVNTAPWIMTVAASTIDRSFPAIIKLGNGETFEGSSFYTGKALKGLPIVYGKTAGVTGAAHCIPGTLNPKLVKGKLVICEPGDEYMTQTERGEQVKLAGAAGILVMSTVGEDLANEPHVLPDILLGTSSSKAVIKYVNSTKAPIGTIVFKGTTYGNRAPKLAAFSSRGPNLAGPDVIKPDITAPGVDILAAWPAETSPSTLESDKRRVSFNIVSGTSMSCPHVSGIAALIKSKHKDWSPAAIKSALMTTAYTIDNKGKPISDLKSHALATPFGIGSGHVDPIKASDPGLIYDITADDYISYLCSLKYNESQIALFEEGFIECKKEQLAMQPGDLNYPSFAVNFNRKARNVTITYKRTVTNVGIPKSTYKVSVEAPKGAYVIVRPKVLSFKKLNQKLSYKVSFIGLSRKKPVVNSAFGSLMWVSGNYRVKSPIAVTWK, from the coding sequence ATGAGGATCTTGAATGCTGCAATAATGTTGCTGTTACTAGCATTAATGGCCGCCATTTCAACTGCTTCAACCGACAAACAAGCGTATATAGTTCGTATGGACAAGACAAAGATCACCAACACTTTCAGTTCCCTTGTTAGTATTACTAAACCATGGCACCAAGCTGTCCTTGAGTCTTTAGCTGATGGTGATGAACTCGAAGCCACACCACCGGAGCTACTGTATTCCTATGAAACCGCCTTGTTTGGTTTCGCCGCAAAGCTGTCTAGTAAACAGTTAGAATCGTTGAAAAACATGGACGGGTTCATGTCTGCGGTACCTGATAAAATGCTAAGCCTCCACACTACTCGGAGTCCATTCTTTCTTGGCTTAACAGGgaagaaagggaaaaatggaCCATGGAGTGGTTCTAATTTAAATTCCGATGTAATAATCGGTGTGGTGGATAGTGGGATTTGGCCGGAACATGTTAGTTTCCGAGACCATGGATTATCTCCGGTACCAGAAAGATGGAGGGGTACTTGTGAAAAAGGTACTAAATTCTCACCGTCGAATTGTAACAAGAAACTAATCGGTGCTCGGTATTTCTACGGTGGGTATCTCGCCGCTGGTGAGAAAATCAATGAAACAAATGAATATGTATCTACAAGAGATGCATCTGGTCATGGTACACATACGGCTTCAACAGCAGGTGGGAATTTCGTGGAACAAGCTAATCTTTTCGGCGTGGCTAATGGTTCGGCTGCCGGAATGAGGTACACGGCAAGGATAGCAGCTTATAAAGTATGTTGGCCGGGATGTTCAACCATTGATATTTTAACAGCTATGATGAAAGCCATTGAAGATGGTGTTGATGTGTTGACATTGTCATTAGGTTCAACATCTGAAGCTGTCCCTTATTGGCAAGATTACATTGCTATAGCATCATATTTTGCTTTTAAAAGTGGGATCTTTGTGGCCTTTAGTGCAGGTAATAGTGGACCGTGGGCGTACACGGCGGTTAACACCGCGCCATGGATCATGACTGTAGCGGCTAGTACTATAGATCGAAGCTTCCCAGCAATTATCAAGCTTGGAAACGGAGAAACCTTCGAAGGGTCGTCGTTTTATACCGGTAAGGCCTTAAAGGGATTACCAATTGTGTACGGCAAAACTGCAGGTGTTACAGGTGCTGCACATTGTATCCCTGGTACACTTAATCCTAAGCTTGTGAAAGGCAAATTAGTGATTTGTGAACCAGGAGACGAATATATGACGCAGACCGAACGAGGGGAGCAAGTGAAATTGGCCGGCGCTGCTGGGATTTTAGTAATGAGTACGGTCGGTGAAGATCTTGCAAATGAACCTCATGTTTTGCCTGATATTTTATTAGGTACTTCAAGTAGTAAAGCTGTGATTAAGTATGTGAACTCAACTAAAGCACCCATAGGCACCATTGTGTTCAAAGGCACAACGTATGGTAACCGTGCACCGAAACTCGCTGCATTTTCATCGAGAGGACCGAATTTAGCCGGTCCGGATGTGATCAAACCGGATATAACAGCGCCGGGAGTGGATATCCTAGCAGCATGGCCGGCTGAGACGAGTCCCAGCACACTCGAGTCTGATAAAAGAAGGGTATCATTCAACATAGTGTCTGGTACATCAATGTCGTGCCCTCATGTTAGTGGCATTGCTGCGTTGATTAAATCGAAGCACAAAGATTGGTCCCCAGCAGCAATCAAATCTGCACTCATGACAACCGCATATACCATAGACAACAAGGGAAAACCTATAAGCGATCTTAAATCTCATGCCTTGGCAACTCCTTTCGGTATCGGTTCGGGTCATGTCGATCCAATCAAAGCTTCTGATCCCGGTTTAATCTATGATATCACCGCGGACGATTATATAAGTTACTTATGTAGCCTCAAGTATAATGAGTCACAAATAGCCTTGTTTGAAGAGGGTTTCATAGAATGTAAGAAGGAGCAATTGGCGATGCAACCCGGTGACCTGAATTACCCGTCTTTCGCCGTGAACTTCAATCGAAAGGCTCGGAATGTTACGATCACATACAAAAGGACTGTTACAAATGTTGGGATACCTAAAAGTACATATAAAGTATCAGTTGAAGCACCCAAAGGAGCATATGTGATTGTAAGGCCTAAAGTATTGAGTTTTAAGAAGTTGAATCAGAAACTGAGTTACAAAGTGAGTTTCATTGGACTGAGTCGAAAGAAACCGGTTGTTAACTCAGCATTTGGTTCCTTAATGTGGGTTTCTGGTAATTACAGAGTTAAAAGTCCCATTGCAGTGACTTGGAAATAG
- the LOC105763814 gene encoding subtilisin-like protease SBT1.1 has translation METATMMCKTAMLMLIFIVTPSNASMNMQTYIVHMDRTKMTTTTSDRWYESVIESVNELFDQEDHESEKPELVHVYKTAISGFAAKLSTKQVESLKRLNGFISATPDEMLALHTTHSPQFLGLEPGKGLWSGSNLESDVIIGVVDSGIWPEHVSFNDIGMSPVPSKWKGECEEGTKFSKSNCNKKLIGARAFFEGYEAAVGKINETEDYRSARDAEGHGTHTASTAAGNLAHASIFGLAKGLAGGVRYTTRIAVYKACWSQGCASSDILAAIDQAIADGVDVLSLSLGGSAKPYHSDLIAIGAFQAIKNGISVSCSAGNSGPSSSTVSNTAPWIMTVGASYLDRSFEAIVELGDRQIFEGSSLYIGKALKQLPLFYGDQRAAFCIDGSLKKNLVKGKIVICQRGITSRAEKGEVVKSAGGAGMLLINSVNEGEELFADAHVLPASALGAIAGKAIKAYLNSTNKPTASITFKGTVYGKPAPLMAAFSSRGPNRVGLDLLKPDVTAPGMNILAAWPPSTSPTQLKSDKRTVLFNIASGTSMSCPHVSGLAALLKSVHKDWSPAAIKSALMTTAYVHDNLNRHILDVAFSTPTNATPFAYGSGHVDPQKASDPGLIYDITPQDYQNYLCTLNYSASDMALFAGDGFKCPKASSTMEPGDLNYPTFAVNFKKNSKSNIVTLKRTVTHVGIPNVTYTVQMNEPDGVSVMVEPQVLRFKKPGEKLSYKVTFMQKKGFMVQGGSFGVLEWVYLNMYHVRSSIAVTWI, from the exons ATGGAAACAG CAACCATGATGTGCAAAACAGCCATGTTAATGTTGATCTTCATAGTGACACCGTCAAATGCATCGATGAATATGCAGACATATATAGTTCACATGGACAGGACCAAGATGACAACAACAACCTCGGATCGATGGTACGAATCAGTGATCGAATCCGTCAATGAACTCTTCGATCAAGAAGATCACGAGTCCGAAAAACCCGAGCTAGTTCATGTCTACAAAACAGCTATATCTGGTTTTGCTGCAAAGCTATCAACTAAACAAGTAGAATCATTGAAAAGACTAAATGGTTTCATCTCTGCTACACCTGATGAAATGTTGGCGTTACACACTACGCATTCGCCTCAATTTCTAGGCTTAGAACCGGGGAAAGGGCTCTGGAGTGGTTCGAATTTGGAGTCTGACGTGATAATTGGTGTCGTGGATTCCGGAATTTGGCCGGAACATGTTAGTTTCAACGACATTGGTATGTCTCCGGTACCATCGAAATGGAAAGGTGAATGTGAGGAAGGTACGAAGTTTTCGAAATCCAATTGTAATAAGAAACTCATTGGTGCCAGAGCATTTTTTGAAGGTTACGAGGCCGCGGTTGGTAAAATCAACGAAACGGAAGATTATCGATCTGCAAGAGATGCGGAAGGGCATGGGACACATACTGCGTCAACTGCAGCCGGTAATCTTGCACACGCGAGTATTTTCGGTTTGGCCAAGGGTTTAGCTGGTGGAGTGAGGTACACAACGAGGATCGCGGTATATAAAGCGTGTTGGTCTCAAGGTTGTGCTAGCTCTGATATACTTGCTGCCATAGACCAAGCTATTGCCGACGGTGTCGACGTGTTGTCACTCTCTTTAGGTGGTTCCGCTAAGCCTTATCATAGCGATCTGATTGCAATAGGCGCATTTCAAGCGATTAAAAATGGCATTTCCGTTTCGTGCTCTGCTGGTAATTCAGGTCCTTCGAGTTCAACCGTTTCTAATACCGCGCCATGGATTATGACCGTGGGTGCTAGCTACCTCGATCGGAGCTTCGAAGCTATTGTCGAGCTTGGAGACAGACAAATTTTCGAGGGTTCATCGTTATATATCGGCAAAGCATTAAAGCAATTACCCCTGTTTTATGGTGATCAAAGAGCCGCATTTTGTATTGACGGCTCACTCAAGAAAAACCTTGTGAaaggcaaaatcgtaatttgcCAAAGGGGAATTACGAGTCGAGCCGAGAAAGGGGAAGTAGTAAAATCGGCCGGAGGTGCCGGAATGTTACTTATAAACTCGGTAAATGAAGGTGAAGAACTTTTCGCTGACGCACACGTTTTACCGGCTTCTGCATTAGGAGCCATTGCGGGCAAAGCAATCAAAGCCTACCTCAACTCAACTAACAAACCAACTGCGTCAATCACATTCAAAGGAACAGTTTACGGCAAGCCAGCACCATTAATGGCAGCATTTTCGTCACGAGGACCGAACCGTGTTGGATTAGACTTATTAAAACCCGACGTAACCGCACCGGGGATGAACATATTAGCCGCCTGGCCACCTTCAACTAGTCCAACACAACTAAAAAGTGACAAAAGGACAGTCCTTTTCAACATTGCTTCAGGCACATCAATGTCTTGCCCACATGTAAGCGGCTTAGCCGCACTTCTTAAATCAGTACACAAAGATTGGTCCCCGGCCGCAATCAAATCGGCACTTATGACGACCGCATACGTCCACGACAACTTGAACCGACACATCCTCGATGTTGCTTTTAGTACACCAACCAACGCCACACCTTTCGCATACGGTTCGGGACATGTGGACCCCCAAAAAGCTTCTGATCCGGGATTAATTTACGACATTACCCCGCAAGATTATCAAAATTACTTGTGCACATTAAATTATTCAGCTTCCGATATGGCATTATTTGCAGGGGATGGTTTTAAGTGCCCTAAAGCTTCTTCAACCATGGAACCAGGTGACTTGAATTACCCTACATTTGCAGTGAACTTCAAAAAAAACAGCAAAAGCAACATTGTAACCTTAAAAAGGACAGTAACCCATGTTGGGATTCCTAATGTTACGTACACAGTACAAATGAATGAACCAGATGGGGTGTCAGTGATGGTCGAGCCACAGGTTTTGAGGTTCAAAAAACCAGGCGAGAAGCTTAGTTATAAGGTTACTTTCATGCAAAAGAAAGGGTTTATGGTCCAAGGTGGTTCCTTTGGGGTTTTAGAATGGGTGTATTTGAATATGTACCATGTTAGAAGCTCAATTGCAGTGACTTGGATTTAG
- the LOC105763813 gene encoding phospholipase D beta 1 → MEIMPFQKSEWKVLLLHGNLDIWVCDAVNMPNMDMFSKTIGDMIVMIPANVTNALEGRMQQKVTCDPYVTIAIADAIVGRTYVINNSENPVWMQHFNVPVAHYASEVHFVVKDSDVVGSQMIGIVPISVEKLYTGERIEGVYPILNSSGKPCKQGAFLRLSIQYIPMIELSFYHFGVGAGPNYCGVPGTYFPLRMGGKVTLYQDAHVPDKCLPKLKLDHGKTFSHGKCWSDIFDAIQQARRLIYITGWSVWHKVRLVRDTGHSDCTLGDLLRSKSQEGVRVLLLLWDDPTSTSILGYKMDGIMQTHDEETRRFFKNSSVQVLLCPRIAGKRHSWAKQKEVGTIYTHHQKTIILDADAGENRRKIIAFVGGLDLCDGRYDSPRHPLFRTLKTFHNDDYHNPTFTGSVIGCPREPWHDMHCKIDGPAAYDVLVNFEERWLKAAKPTGIKKLKFTYDDALLRIERIQDIIGVSDFPIPNDNDPEAWHVQIFRSIDSNSVKGFPKDPKEATSKNLVCGKNVLIDMSIHTAYVKAIRSAQHFIYIENQYFIGSSFNWNTNKDLGANNLIPMEIALKIANKIKANERFAAYIIVPMWPEGVPTGSATQRILFWQNKTMQMMYETIYGALVEAGLENAFAPQDFLNFFCLGNREVDEFQTPGTANQNTTTATTPQSLSRKNRRFMVYVHSKGMIVDDEYLIIGSANINQRSMEGTRDTEIAMGAYQPLHTWAKQRSAPHGQIYGYRMSLWAEHLGVIEECFTQPESLECVRRVKHMAEMNWKQFAADEITEMKAHLLKYPVEVDRKGKVWPLSGCETFPDCGGHIVGSFLGIQENLTI, encoded by the exons ATGGAAATTATGCCATTTCAAAAAAGTGAATGGAAAGTGTTACTTTTACATGGGAATTTAGATATTTGGGTATGTGATGCTGTTAATATGCCCAATATGGATATGTTTTCAAAGACAATAGGTGATATGATTGTCATGATACCGGCGAATGTTACAAACGCACTCGAGGGACGAATGCAACAAAAAGTTACGTGCGATCCGTATGTTACAATTGCGATTGCGGATGCTATTGTCGGAAGGACTTACGTGATTAATAATTCAGAAAATCCAGTTTGGATGCAACATTTTAATGTACCCGTGGCACACTATGCTAGTGAAGTACATTTTGTTGTTAAAGATAGTGATGTTGTAGGATCACAAATGATAGGTATTGTGCCGATATCAGTTGAAAAATTATACACGGGAGAACGTATCGAGGGAGTTTACCCAATTTTGAATAGTAGTGGAAAGCCTTGTAAGCAAGGAGCTTTTTTACGATTATCGATTCAGTATATACCGATGATAGAATTgagtttttatcattttggagTTGGTGCAGGTCCGAACTATTGTGGGGTCCCGGGTACTTATTTTCCTCTTAGGATGGGTGGAAAAGTGACTCTTTATCAAGATGCACATGTGCCCGATAAGTGTCTTCCGAAATTGAAACTCGACCACGGGAAGACATTCAGTCACGGAAAGTGTTGGAGTGATATATTTGATGCTATTCAACAAGCTAGGCGGTTGATTTATATTACAGGGTGGTCAGTTTGGCATAAAGTTAGATTGGTCCGAGATACCGGTCATTCTGATTGTACTTTGGGTGATTTGCTTAGGTCGAAATCTCAAGAAGGTGTTCGAGTGCTACTTTTGTTATGGGATGATCCTACTTCAACTAGCATTTTGGGTTACAAAATG GACGGAATAATGCAAACCCACGATGAGGAAACACGTCGATTTTTTAAGAATTCTTCGGTACAAGTGTTGCTTTGTCCACGTATTGCTGGAAAACGACATAGTTGGGCCAAGCAAAAG GAAGTTGGGACGATTTATACACACCATCAGAAAACCATAATCTTGGATGCTGATGCAGGGGAAAATCGAAGGAAAATTATTGCTTTTGTTGGTGGCCTTGACTTATGCGATGGACGATACGATTCTCCACGTCATCCTTTATTTAGGACACTAAAAACTTTTCACAACGATGATTATCATAACCCGACGTTCACG GGTAGTGTTATTGGTTGTCCAAGAGAACCATGGCATGACATGCATTGCAAAATCGATGGACCGGCTGCATACGATGTTCTGGTCAACTTTGAGGAAAGATGGTTGAAGGCCGCAAAGCCTACTGgaatcaagaaattaaaattcacataCGATGATGCTTTGTTAAGGATCGAAAGAATTCAAGACATTATCGGAGTTTCCGATTTTCCCATCCCTAATGACAATGATCCTGAAGCTTGGCATGTTCAG ATTTTTCGCTCCATTGATTCAAATTCCGTTAAAGGCTTTCcaaaggatcctaaagaagccACAAGCAAG AATTTGGTGTGCGGTAAAAATGTACTTATCGACATGAGCATACATACTGCATATGTCAAGGCTATTCGTTCGGCACAACATTTCATTTATATCGAAAACCAGTACTTTATCGGATCGTCCTTCAATTGGAATACTAATAAAGACTTAG GAGCTAACAACTTAATTCCAATGGAGATCGCCCTTAAGATCgccaataaaattaaagcaaacGAGCGATTTGCTGCCTACATTATCGTTCCGATGTGGCCTGAGGGTGTTCCAACCGGTTCTGCCACTCAAAGGATTCTATTTTGGCAG AATAAAACTATGCAAATGATGTACGAGACAATTTATGGGGCACTAGTGGAAGCCGGACTCGAGAATGCTTTCGCGCCGCAAGACTTTCTGAATTTCTTCTGTCTTGGCAATCGTGAGGTCGATGAATTCCAAACTCCGGGTACTGCAAATCAAAATACTACTACTGCAACTACTCCTCAG AGTCTTAGCCGGAAAAACAGAAGATTTATGGTCTATGTCCATTCGAAAGGCATGATAGTCGACGATGAATACTTAATAATTGGGTCAGCAAACATCAATCAACGCTCGATGGAAGGCACAAGGGACACCGAGATCGCAATGGGAGCTTACCAACCACTACATACTTGGGCGAAACAACGCTCCGCTCCACATGGACAG ATATACGGATATAGGATGTCGTTGTGGGCAGAACATCTCGGAGTTATCGAGGAATGTTTTACACAACCAGAGAGTCTCGAATGTGTAAGAAGGGTTAAGCATATGGCTGAGATGAACTGGAAACAATTTGCGGCCGATGAAATAACGGAGATGAAAGCACATTTGCTTAAGTACCCCGTCGAAGTGGACCGAAAAGGTAAGGTTTGGCCACTTTCGGGATGCGAAACTTTCCCAGATTGCGGAGGACATATAGTTGGTTCATTTCTTGGCATACAAGAAAATCTTACAATTTGA